A stretch of the Pirellulales bacterium genome encodes the following:
- a CDS encoding enoyl-ACP reductase, with the protein MGLFDGKKGLILGVANDHSIAWAIAKQVMADGAVCGFTHLPDRPDDERQRNRRRVAQLTDPEPNAKFLIPLDVGKDDDIRAAMKRTGDEFGKIDFLLHSIAFASMDDLKRDTIDTSRDGFKLAMDISVYSLLAVSAAAREILAPRASILTMTYFGGEKAVPGYNVMGICKAALDASVRYLAYDLGPRGVRVNAVSAGPVRTLAGRAAGVEDMVPLYEKMSPMQRNVTHEEVGRIGAFLLSDMSDGITGEIVHADCGYNIMGSPGRLLDAIPKG; encoded by the coding sequence ATGGGCCTGTTCGACGGAAAGAAGGGATTGATTCTTGGCGTGGCGAACGATCACTCGATCGCCTGGGCGATCGCCAAGCAAGTGATGGCCGACGGGGCCGTGTGTGGATTCACCCATCTTCCCGACCGGCCGGACGACGAGCGGCAGCGCAATCGCCGCCGCGTGGCCCAATTGACCGATCCCGAGCCGAACGCGAAATTTCTGATCCCGCTTGATGTTGGCAAGGACGACGACATCCGCGCCGCGATGAAGCGGACCGGCGACGAATTCGGCAAGATCGATTTCCTGCTCCATTCGATCGCCTTCGCCTCGATGGACGACCTGAAGCGCGACACGATCGACACCAGCCGCGACGGCTTCAAGCTGGCGATGGATATCAGCGTGTACAGCCTGCTCGCCGTGTCGGCGGCCGCCCGCGAAATCTTGGCCCCCCGGGCGTCGATTCTGACGATGACCTATTTCGGCGGCGAAAAGGCGGTGCCGGGATACAACGTGATGGGCATTTGCAAAGCCGCCCTGGATGCGTCGGTGCGCTACTTGGCCTACGATCTCGGTCCGCGGGGAGTGCGCGTCAATGCCGTTAGCGCCGGGCCGGTGCGCACGCTGGCCGGCCGGGCTGCGGGCGTGGAAGACATGGTGCCGCTGTACGAAAAAATGTCGCCGATGCAGCGCAACGTGACGCATGAGGAAGTCGGCCGCATCGGAGCGTTCTTGCTCTCCGACATGTCCGACGGCATCACCGGCGAAATCGTGCATGCCGATTGCGGCTACAACATCATGGGCTCTCCGGGCCGATTGCTCGATGCAATTCCCAAGGGATGA
- a CDS encoding macro domain-containing protein, producing the protein MDIAERMRVDEADITSLAVAAIVNAANDALLPGGGVCGAIHAAAGPGLAEECRKIGGCPTGEARITSGYLLPASYVIHAVGPIWDGGDMGEPELLAKCYRSALEIAADKRLADIALPCISTGIFGYPKPEACKIAVATVSQWLRDNGFPERVIFCCFSAADAARYRAELAGIA; encoded by the coding sequence ATGGATATCGCGGAGCGGATGCGGGTCGATGAGGCGGACATCACCTCTCTGGCCGTCGCGGCGATCGTGAATGCAGCCAACGACGCGCTGCTGCCCGGCGGCGGCGTGTGCGGCGCAATCCATGCGGCGGCCGGACCAGGGCTTGCCGAGGAATGCCGAAAAATCGGCGGTTGCCCGACAGGCGAGGCCCGGATTACGAGCGGCTATCTCTTGCCCGCCAGCTACGTGATCCACGCCGTCGGACCGATTTGGGACGGGGGCGACATGGGCGAGCCGGAGTTGCTCGCTAAGTGCTACCGATCCGCTTTGGAAATCGCGGCCGACAAGCGTTTGGCCGACATCGCCCTTCCTTGCATCTCGACCGGCATCTTCGGCTATCCCAAGCCGGAGGCATGCAAGATCGCCGTGGCAACGGTATCGCAATGGCTGCGCGACAACGGCTTCCCGGAGCGGGTGATCTTCTGTTGCTTTTCAGCCGCCGACGCGGCAAGATACCGCGCCGAACTGGCCGGCATCGCGTGA
- a CDS encoding aldo/keto reductase, translated as MNTKPLGDSDMHISPLGFGAWAIGGPGWAFAWGAQDDGDSIAAIREALDAGINWIDTAAAYGLGHSEEIVAKALEGVARRPYVFSKCSRTWNERGEMGKSLKADSIRRECEASLRRLRVDAIDLYQIHWPEPDEDVEEGWSTLAALKAEGKVRYIGVSNFDVPQMERAAKIAPITSLQPPYSLLRRNVESEILPYAARNKIGVIAYSPMGSGLLTGAMTRQRIADLPQDDWRRRNPDFQEPKLSRHLELVELLKTIGERNGQTPAVIALAWVLHNQAVSAAIVGLRRPGQLAGVIGAADFYLSPTDIVEIESFLGDSAG; from the coding sequence ATGAATACCAAACCGCTCGGCGATTCCGACATGCACATCAGCCCGCTCGGTTTCGGAGCTTGGGCGATCGGTGGGCCCGGCTGGGCTTTCGCCTGGGGCGCGCAAGACGATGGCGATTCGATCGCGGCCATCCGCGAAGCGCTCGATGCCGGCATCAATTGGATCGACACCGCCGCCGCATATGGCTTGGGCCATTCCGAGGAAATCGTGGCCAAGGCGCTCGAAGGAGTCGCTCGGCGGCCCTATGTCTTCAGCAAGTGTAGCCGAACGTGGAATGAGCGGGGCGAAATGGGCAAATCGCTGAAGGCCGACTCGATCCGCCGCGAATGCGAAGCCAGCTTGCGGCGGCTCCGTGTCGACGCGATCGATCTCTATCAAATCCATTGGCCCGAGCCGGATGAAGACGTCGAAGAAGGCTGGTCGACGCTGGCCGCGCTCAAAGCGGAAGGGAAGGTGCGCTATATCGGCGTGTCGAATTTCGACGTGCCGCAGATGGAGCGGGCGGCGAAGATCGCCCCGATCACATCGCTTCAACCTCCCTATTCGCTGTTGCGCCGCAATGTGGAATCGGAAATTCTTCCCTATGCAGCGCGGAACAAGATCGGAGTGATCGCCTATTCGCCGATGGGCTCCGGCCTGCTCACCGGCGCGATGACCCGCCAGCGGATCGCCGATTTGCCGCAAGACGATTGGCGGCGGCGGAACCCCGATTTTCAAGAGCCAAAGCTATCCCGCCATCTCGAGCTGGTGGAATTGCTCAAGACGATCGGCGAGCGAAATGGGCAAACGCCCGCCGTGATTGCCCTGGCTTGGGTGCTGCACAATCAGGCCGTCAGCGCGGCGATCGTCGGTCTGCGGCGGCCGGGCCAACTCGCAGGCGTAATCGGCGCGGCCGATTTCTATTTGAGCCCGACCGACATCGTCGAAATCGAATCCTTCCTCGGCGATTCGGCCGGATAA
- a CDS encoding (deoxy)nucleoside triphosphate pyrophosphohydrolase: MQFPRDENDVRRAPADEEQPTRSRGDAAERREGRQRGCSQAESQQQIAVAIVEHDGRFLVGVRPPGRPLAGLSEFPGGKVLAGESVAEAAVRECREETGLTIAVGAPLSIVEHNYPHGRLALHFFRCTLLDANRPVPAAPFRWLDPHELAQLEFPEANRAIIRELLRQSAAPGKLER; encoded by the coding sequence ATGCAATTCCCAAGGGATGAAAACGACGTCCGACGCGCGCCGGCCGACGAAGAGCAGCCCACGCGAAGCCGCGGAGACGCGGCGGAGCGGCGCGAGGGCCGGCAACGTGGTTGCTCGCAGGCGGAGTCGCAGCAGCAGATTGCCGTGGCGATTGTCGAGCATGACGGACGATTTCTGGTTGGCGTGCGTCCGCCGGGGCGGCCGCTGGCGGGGCTATCGGAATTTCCCGGCGGGAAAGTTCTTGCCGGTGAATCGGTCGCCGAGGCCGCGGTCCGCGAATGCCGCGAAGAGACGGGGCTAACTATCGCTGTCGGCGCGCCGCTCTCAATCGTCGAACACAATTATCCGCACGGCCGGCTGGCGTTGCACTTCTTCCGCTGCACGTTGCTTGATGCGAACCGCCCGGTTCCAGCCGCGCCCTTCCGTTGGCTCGATCCGCACGAATTGGCTCAACTCGAATTCCCGGAAGCGAATCGGGCGATCATACGAGAACTGTTGCGACAATCGGCGGCCCCCGGCAAACTCGAACGGTAG
- the fbp gene encoding class 1 fructose-bisphosphatase — protein sequence MSPIEQNSRNRPTRVDTESFPSPDDNTPLTVQQHILQEQKRFPGASGEFSWLLSGITLATKMIQAKVRQAGLTGILGSHGAVNPQGEVQQKLDVFANQALLHCLASRPSIGILASEENEHPMIVPHGSAKARYAVIFDPLDGSSNIDTAVSVGTTFSILTRPMDADYQDVTSWVLQPGTKQVAAGYVVYGSSTVLVYSAGNGVHGFTLDPMVGAFLLSHENIRIPEHGKYYSVNDANSPAFPPGYRTYLDVLRSGRLGRTYGSRYIGSMVADVHRTLLKGGIFLYPPTADYPGGKLRLLYEANPIAFLIEQAGGMATDGRRRILDIQPESVHQRTPLVVGGSFEVEALERCLADGSA from the coding sequence ATGAGCCCGATCGAACAAAATTCCCGCAATCGGCCGACGCGCGTCGATACCGAAAGTTTTCCCTCGCCCGACGACAATACTCCGCTTACCGTGCAGCAGCACATCTTGCAGGAGCAGAAGCGGTTTCCCGGCGCGTCGGGCGAGTTTTCCTGGCTGCTCTCGGGCATCACGCTGGCCACGAAAATGATTCAGGCCAAAGTCCGTCAGGCCGGCCTGACCGGGATCCTCGGCAGCCACGGCGCGGTGAACCCGCAAGGCGAGGTGCAGCAGAAGCTCGACGTGTTTGCCAATCAAGCACTGTTGCACTGTCTGGCGTCGCGCCCCAGCATCGGCATCCTGGCTTCCGAGGAAAACGAGCACCCGATGATCGTGCCGCACGGATCGGCCAAGGCCCGTTATGCCGTGATCTTCGACCCCCTCGACGGCTCGTCGAATATCGATACGGCGGTGAGCGTTGGCACGACGTTTTCGATTCTGACGCGGCCGATGGACGCCGATTATCAAGATGTGACGAGTTGGGTGCTGCAACCGGGGACGAAACAGGTGGCGGCCGGGTATGTGGTTTACGGCTCGTCGACCGTGCTGGTGTATAGCGCCGGCAACGGCGTCCACGGGTTTACGCTTGATCCGATGGTCGGCGCGTTTCTGTTGAGCCACGAAAATATCCGCATCCCGGAGCACGGGAAATATTATTCGGTCAACGATGCCAATAGCCCTGCGTTTCCCCCGGGATACCGCACCTATTTGGACGTGCTTCGATCCGGCCGCCTGGGGCGCACCTACGGCTCACGCTATATCGGTTCGATGGTGGCCGATGTTCACCGCACGCTGCTCAAAGGCGGAATTTTTCTCTATCCGCCGACCGCCGATTATCCGGGCGGCAAATTGCGGCTGCTCTACGAAGCCAATCCAATCGCGTTTCTGATCGAACAGGCCGGCGGCATGGCGACCGACGGCCGGCGGCGCATTTTGGACATCCAACCGGAAAGCGTGCACCAGCGGACTCCGCTTGTCGTCGGCGGCAGTTTCGAAGTCGAGGCTTTGGAACGCTGCCTGGCCGACGGCAGCGCTTGA